The Amycolatopsis endophytica genome includes the window GGCGCGCGGGCGCCACCCACCAGGTCGTCGAGCTGGACGTCCTCCAGGAGGACGGCCTGGACCGGCTGGCCGCGGGTCTCGATCCGGAGCGGGGGCTGGTGATCGTCACCGAAGGGCTGGTCAACTACTTCGACGAGACGGCCGTCCGCGCGATGTGGTCGCGGTTCGCGCGCGTGCTCGGCCGGTTCGCGCACGGCCGCTACCTCTCGGACCTGCACCTGGCCACGCCGGACTTGGCCGTGCGGGCGTTCACGCAAGCGCTTTCGGTGTTCGTGCGCGGCAGGGTGCACCTGCACTTCGCCGGTGGGGCCGACGCGCGTGCCGCTCTCCTCGACGCCGGGTTCGCCGACGCGGTTCTGCACGCACCAGCGGAAACACGACTCGTGCGCGTGATCGAGGCGGTGCGCTGAGGCGCCCTCAGGACACCGGTCCTGACAGGTAGGCTGGCTGACCTCGTCGCTTCAGGAGGACACCCCAGTGACCGTCACCCCGCCGGGGCAGCGCGAGCGGCTCTCACCGAACCAGCTCGCCAAGCAGGAACAGATCGTGGAAGCCGCCCGGCGTGTGCTCGCCAGGGACGGGCTGGCCGGGTGCACCGCCCGCGCCATCGCCGACGCGAGCCCGCTCACCAAGAGCGCCATCCACTACTACTTCTCCGACACCGACGTTCTCGTCGACCGCGCCATGGCCGCGCACGTCACCGCGTTCCTGGACGGCCTGCGCCGGGTCGCGGCCCGTCACGACGATCCACGCGAGCGGCTGTGGGCCGTCCTCGAAGACTGCCTCGCCACCTTCACCGCGGAACCGAACTCGGCGTTCCTGTGGTTCGAGTACTGGATCGCGGTCGTCCGCGCCGACCATCCGGAAGCCATCGAGGCGATGCTGCGCTCGGTCACCGAGCTGTTCACGGAACTGCTGGCCGACATCGGCGTCGACGATCCGCGGGCGCGGGCCAGGGCGCTCACGTCGTACCTGCTCGGCGCGGTCGTGCAGCAGCGCGTCCGGCGCCGCCCGTTCGCCACCCTGCGTGAAGAGATCGAATCGCTCTGTCTGCCCTAAGGTTTCGGGCATGCCTCTGTTTTCCTTCGAGGGCGTCAGCCCCACCGTGCACCCGGACGCCTGGATCGCGCCCACCGCGACCCTGATCGGCGATGTCGTCATCGAGAAGGACGCCTCCGTCTGGTACGGGGTCGTGATCAGGGCCGACTTCGGCAAGATCATCGTGCGCGAAGGGGCCAACATCCAGGACAACAGCGTCGTCCACGTCAACACCGGCGTCTGCGAAATCGGCCGCAACGTGACGGTCGGGCACATGTGCCTGGTGCACGACTGCACGATCGGTGAGCAGGCCCTGATCGGCAACGGCTCGACCGTGCTGGACCAGTCGGTCGTCGGTGAGCGGGCGCTCGTCGCGGCCGGTTCGACGGTCACCCCGGGCACGCAGGTGCCGCGGGAGGTCATCGCGATGGGCAGCCCGGCGAAGAAGTTCGTGCCGCTGACCGACTCCGCGAAGGGCTGGGTCGACCACAACGCGGCCATCTACCAGCAGCTCGCCAAGCGGCACGCGGAAGGCGCCGCACCGGTCGACTAAGCTGGGCTCATTCGAGCGACTGGCGCCGTAGAGGTGGAGCACCACCGGGAAGCGACCGACGAGGCCGGCACCGCGCGCCTGGGTGTGGCCGGAGTCAGGAGTAGGAAGATGACGCACCAGCCAGCCATCCCGACGCTCACCGCCGCCGACCCGGAGATCGCCGGGCTGGTCGAGGACGAGGCGCGCCGCCAGGCGGAGAAGATCCGGCTCATCGCCTCCGAGAACTACGTGTCCGAGGCGGTACTGGAGGCCACCGGGTCCGTCCTCACCAACAAGTACTCCGAGGGCTACGCCGGCAAGCGCTACTACGAGGGCCAGCAGTTCATCGACCAGGTCGAGCAGCTCGCGATCGCCCGCGCGAAATCGCTGTTCGGCGTCGACCACGCCAACGTCCAGCCGTACTCGGGCTCGCCCGCGAACCTGGCCGCCTACCTGGCCTTCGCCCAGCCCGGCGACACCGTGATGGGCATGGCGCTGCCCGACGGCGGTCACCTCACGCACGGCTGGTCGGTGTCGGCGACCGGCAAGTGGTTCAACCCGGTCCGCTACGGCGTGCGCAAGGAGACCGGCCGCGTCGACCTCGACCAGGTCCGCGACCTGGCACGCGAGCACCGGCCGAAGCTGATCTTCGCGGGCGGCACCGCCATCCCGCGCACCATCGACTTCCCCGCCTTCGCCGAGATCGCGCAGGAGGTCGGCGCGGTACTGGTGGCCGACATCGCGCACATCGCCGGGCTGGTCGCCGGTGGCGCGCACCCGTCGCCGGTGGGTCACGCGCAGGTCATCACCACGACCACGCACAAAACCCTCCGCGGCCCGCGCGGCGCCATGATCATGACCGACGCCGAGCACGCGAAGGCCATCGACAAGGCCGTGTTCCCCGGCCTGCAGGGCGGCCCGCACAACCACACCACCGCCGCGATCGCCGTGGCGCTGGGCGAGGCGTCCAAGCCGGAGTTCCGCGACTACGCGCACGCGATCGTCGCCAACGCGAAGGCGCTGGCCGAGGCGCTCGTCGAGCGCGGGTTCGACCTCGTCTCCGGCGGCACCGACAACCACCTGCTCCTGGTCGACCTGACCAGCAAGCAGATCGGCGGCAAGCCCGCCGCGCAGGCGCTGGACCGCGCCGGCATCGAGCTGAACTACAACACGGTGCCGTTCGATCCGCGCAAGCCGTTCGACCCGTCCGGCATCCGGCTCGGCACAGCGGCCATCACCACCCGGGGCCTCACCCCGGAGCACCAGCCGCAGATCGCGGAGTGGATCGACCGTTCCGTCACCGCGGCGGCAGCCCAGGACGAGGCCGCGATCGGCAAGATCGCCGGCGAGGTCCGCGACCTCCTCGCCACCCACCCCATCCCCGGTTACCGCGCCTGACCACACTTCCCCAATGCCACATTGGGGAACGCTCGGCCACCCGACGCAGAGCGCCCCTTCCCGCGTGGGGAAGGGGCGCTCCGCGTGGTGAAGCACTCAGTGCTGGCCGCCCTCGGCGGCCTCCTTCGCGATCCGGTCGATCTCGCGCTGGTAGGAGCGCTTGATCTCGGCCTCCGCCTCCGCGCGGCCCACCCAGTTCGAGCCCTCG containing:
- a CDS encoding gamma carbonic anhydrase family protein, which codes for MPLFSFEGVSPTVHPDAWIAPTATLIGDVVIEKDASVWYGVVIRADFGKIIVREGANIQDNSVVHVNTGVCEIGRNVTVGHMCLVHDCTIGEQALIGNGSTVLDQSVVGERALVAAGSTVTPGTQVPREVIAMGSPAKKFVPLTDSAKGWVDHNAAIYQQLAKRHAEGAAPVD
- a CDS encoding TetR/AcrR family transcriptional regulator; this encodes MTVTPPGQRERLSPNQLAKQEQIVEAARRVLARDGLAGCTARAIADASPLTKSAIHYYFSDTDVLVDRAMAAHVTAFLDGLRRVAARHDDPRERLWAVLEDCLATFTAEPNSAFLWFEYWIAVVRADHPEAIEAMLRSVTELFTELLADIGVDDPRARARALTSYLLGAVVQQRVRRRPFATLREEIESLCLP
- a CDS encoding serine hydroxymethyltransferase, whose protein sequence is MTHQPAIPTLTAADPEIAGLVEDEARRQAEKIRLIASENYVSEAVLEATGSVLTNKYSEGYAGKRYYEGQQFIDQVEQLAIARAKSLFGVDHANVQPYSGSPANLAAYLAFAQPGDTVMGMALPDGGHLTHGWSVSATGKWFNPVRYGVRKETGRVDLDQVRDLAREHRPKLIFAGGTAIPRTIDFPAFAEIAQEVGAVLVADIAHIAGLVAGGAHPSPVGHAQVITTTTHKTLRGPRGAMIMTDAEHAKAIDKAVFPGLQGGPHNHTTAAIAVALGEASKPEFRDYAHAIVANAKALAEALVERGFDLVSGGTDNHLLLVDLTSKQIGGKPAAQALDRAGIELNYNTVPFDPRKPFDPSGIRLGTAAITTRGLTPEHQPQIAEWIDRSVTAAAAQDEAAIGKIAGEVRDLLATHPIPGYRA
- a CDS encoding class I SAM-dependent methyltransferase, with translation MTRRPEKISPTAHYTGQVWVGNGLSDPAFATAEGRLLHRLVAPVMAVSGALGGPTLDGFLLARHRLIDALLTDAIERHGVTQVVEVAAGLSARGLRFSRRYDQLTYLEADLPAMAQRKRRSLRRAGATHQVVELDVLQEDGLDRLAAGLDPERGLVIVTEGLVNYFDETAVRAMWSRFARVLGRFAHGRYLSDLHLATPDLAVRAFTQALSVFVRGRVHLHFAGGADARAALLDAGFADAVLHAPAETRLVRVIEAVR